The segment AAAAGCAGGTCATACAGGCAGTTTAGATCCTCTTGCCAGTGGTATGTTGCCTTTGTGTTTTGGTGAAGCCACTAAATTTGCGCGTTTTTTGTTAGAAGCAGATAAATGCTATCGCGTTGTTGCTAAATTGGGTGAACAAACAAAGACAGGTGATAGCGAAGGTGAAGTAATACAAACGCGACCTGTTCCCGTACTTACCTATACTTATATTGAATCTATGATTGCTGATTTCAGAGGTGAGATAGATCAAATTCCTTCTATGTATTCTGCATTGAAATATAAAGGCCAGCCCTTGTATAAGCTAGCGCGCGCGGGTCAGGAAGTAGAAAGGCCGTCGCGTAGAATTAACATATTTAAATTAGAGCTAGAAAGTTTTGAGCAGTCTGAAGAGCAGAGCACGCTATCTTTAGTTGTTGAATGTAGCAAAGGTACTTATATTAGAACCTTAGTTGAAGACATCGGCAAAGCGATGGGATGTGGTGCACACGTGATTGCTTTGCGCAGAGAATGGGTAGGAAGTTTTAAAGATAATTCTATGATTGCACTAAATGCAATAGAAGAAGCTGGTCTGGAAGCTAGACAATATATTTTACCGATTGAAACAGCGCTTGCGACTTATCCAGAAATAATATTGCCTGAAGCAATGGCATTTTATTTGCGCAATGGTCAAGCAGTCAGGGTTGGACAACGTAGTGAAGGTTGGATCTCTCTGAAAAACCACCTCGGTGAGTTTATGGGGGTTGGTGAATATTTAGAAGATGGGCGTGTAGCGCCTCGACGGTTGCTTCAAGTTGCAACAACTTAAGTGCTTTGCTGTCCCTTCGAAAAAGGGTATTGTCAATGAAATTCTTGTGGTAAAATCCAAGAGTATTTATTTGTATTTTAATATAAATAAAATAACTAACTAAAAAATATTTAAAATTGTGTCGTGTTTAGGAGTGGTATATGACTTTGTCAGTTCAAGCTAAGGCCCAAATTGTTGAGGGTTATCGACGATTTGATGGCGACACCGGCTCACCAGAAGTTCAGGTTGCTTTGTTGACGTCTCGAATCAATTATTTAACTGAGCATTTGAGAGACCATAAAAAAGATAAACATTCTCGTCGAGGCTTAATGAACCTTGTGGCCAGACGTAGAAAATTACTCGATTATGTGAAGCGTACGAAGCCAGAAACCTATAAGAAATTACTCGATACTTTAGGATTACGTCGCTAATCCGAGTAGCGCTTTGGCGTACATTTTTTCAACTTATTCCAAAAGGATCTTCTAGTGGCAACATGTGTTAAGACATTTCAGTACGGCCATCATATCGTTACCCTTGAAACAGGGGTGGTCGCAAGGCAAGCAACCGGGGCAGTCATGGTTAACATGGATGGCACCGTTGTTTTAGTAACAGTTGTTGGCGTTGAGGATGCAGCTGCGGGTAAGGATTTTTTTCCTTTAACGGTTAATTATCAAGAAAGGATGTATGCTGCAGGCCGCATTCCTGGGGGCTTCTTCAAACGAGAAGGACGCCCATCAGAGAGTGAAACGCTCACTTCCCGCCTTATCGACAGACCTCTTCGCCCCTTATTCCCAGATGATTTTTTCAACGAAGTACAAATTGTTGCAACTGTTATGTCTATTAATCCTGAGATTAATCCAGACATTCCCTCGTTGATTGGTGCTTCAGCAGCACTCGCGATCTCTGGAATACCGTTTAGTGGCCCTGTGGGTGGTGCAAGAGTTGGTTACATTGATGGCGAATTTGTACTGAATCCTACAAATTCACAACTAGCGAAATCTAAATTAGATTTAGTGGTTGCTGGAACGGCTGATTCCGTTTTAATGGTTGAGTCGGAAGCAAGTGAGCTTTCAGAAGAAACCATGTTAGAAGCCGTGATGTTTGGTCACGAGCAAATGCAAATTATCATTAAAGCAGTTCAAGCACTCAAAGATGCGGTGGGTAAGCCTGCTTGGGATTG is part of the Candidatus Berkiella cookevillensis genome and harbors:
- the truB gene encoding tRNA pseudouridine(55) synthase TruB, producing the protein MSSLNQSHSSHGILLLDKPSGISSNQALCLAKRFLGIKKAGHTGSLDPLASGMLPLCFGEATKFARFLLEADKCYRVVAKLGEQTKTGDSEGEVIQTRPVPVLTYTYIESMIADFRGEIDQIPSMYSALKYKGQPLYKLARAGQEVERPSRRINIFKLELESFEQSEEQSTLSLVVECSKGTYIRTLVEDIGKAMGCGAHVIALRREWVGSFKDNSMIALNAIEEAGLEARQYILPIETALATYPEIILPEAMAFYLRNGQAVRVGQRSEGWISLKNHLGEFMGVGEYLEDGRVAPRRLLQVATT
- the rpsO gene encoding 30S ribosomal protein S15, with translation MTLSVQAKAQIVEGYRRFDGDTGSPEVQVALLTSRINYLTEHLRDHKKDKHSRRGLMNLVARRRKLLDYVKRTKPETYKKLLDTLGLRR